GGTTGTATACTACAAGTGAATTAACCACGCATGTGCCAAGAAGAAGCTCAAATGCTACTTTCATGTACCACCGAATGGTTTTTTCTGAGAGGGGTATAATACGACGACAGCTGGTCAGAAACATCAACTCCCTTTTTTGAACATTAGCacacaacaagaaaatattcatatcttaactaaacatcaataatttttttttatattttgaaaattacacctATTACAATTTCCCGTTCTGCCCCGGGTATCGGGGCAGAATGGGGTGGTCATTAAATACatgtcaacatttttgaaaaacttccCTCCAAacgtatattgttaattataactactaaaacgtgttttgtcaTAGCTTTTTTTCCTAAGGCTACTTAAACTAACATCAATTGTTTTTCAAATCCTATTCTCAGTCCTCATCGTCACATAATTCACATAACAATACAGCTTCATCGTCCTCACTGTCTATGCCTGCGCATGAATTGTGAGCCCACTTTTTGCACCTACAGCACGATACCCACCCTTCTACTGATTTTGAATAGAACTCTCCACAATACAAACAGGCACAGTctgcatcatcatcatcatcactgtCATCATTGTCTTCATTTTTCTGCTCCTTCTTCTTTTTTCAAGTTTCTTCaggtttttttctttagtttccttACTCTTTCGATTTGTTCTCCTTCTTAAACAacctcattcttgcttttttccTTACTTGATACGATTTTTTTTCTTCCCTTTCATTTATAGCCTCCATAAGTTTCTCTTTTGTATGGCGATTCTGTTAAGATCGCAGTCTTCCCTTTTTTTCCGATTTGACCTCTTTGTGGTGGCCTTAACTTTTGGAATTGGCATCACAACTTCGGGTGAGACTACAAATTTGGATGTTTCCCCTAATTGAGAGGCCTGGTTACCATCTACCCAATGAGAGCATCCAGGGACACTCAATCCATCATTGAGCCGGGGTTTCTTTGCCGGTGTTTGCTCCTTATCAGTGCAAAAAACTTCATCAACATCATTTGAGCTTGCTGATTGGCATTTTTTAACTGGAATGTTCGGAGAAGGCTCTTGGATAAGTTCTTCACCTCCTTGGTTAAGATCTTCACCTCCTTGGTTAAGATCTTCACCTCCTTGGATAAGTTCTTCGCCTCCTTGGATCAGTTCTTCTCCTGGTGATAAGACAGCCTCTTGGGAAGGAGGTATTTCAACAGGAATGTCGGTTACGTCTGCTGGGAGAAAATCTTCCTCTTTGAAGATGGAGGGATCAGTAGGCCATATTCCTGTAGCTTTAAACGCACTTATGGCAGTTCTCATATTGGCGCATTGAATATAGGCTGCCCCAAAAATAGTCGATATCTGGAATAAAGTTACCACTTTTCCTGGATTGCTCCGAAGCCATTTTCGGAGCTCCTCGCTGTAGTATCGACTTAAGGGGTTCATAAATGCAACATCAAGAGGCTGAAGCCTCTGGGAGCAATGCGGTGGAATACATAAATCTATGGCCAATGCCATTCCTTACAGCTAATTGATAAGCTAATTCCCGCAAGTCTTTCATTGACAAACCAAATAACCTAGCCTCCATAGATTTTAAGTAGGTTACTAGCTCTTGTTCCTGCTCATcactaaatactttttgaaattttcctgctgatttattaattttatagtcagggttttctttcttttttttacatatctttcCAAAGTTGATTGGGGCACATTGAACTGTTGAGACGACTTTTTGTAACCGAATTGGCCGGAAATAACTGCATCAACTGCGTTATTCATAGACTCGTAGGACCATGATTGTCTATCCGTTTTTCTTTTATAGTCTCgaaccatctgaaatataaaaaatagcctaAGTAATATGGTCACCAATAAAAATGAGTATGGGGCAGAACGGGGTACTTCCCCGTTCTGCCCCACCCCGTTCCGCCCCAGTGATATGTTTTAGGTTATGGAGGTATGGTGACTCAAAAACGATGTGTAAAGAAACATTCTACTACACGTAACATAAGCTAATTAAATGTACTTCAAGTATCCACTAATGATAGTTGAGCTTAAAAGCTGTAAATTGACCTTACCTTGGTTCCAATACCGATCAAATTTGCAACGCAGAAGCACGAAAACTATCATCAGCACACTCACTCCGCAAACATCAACGAAACTAACTAAACATGGCTGCCGGTGTCGAGCCGAAGTGGCGTGATCTAGTTACAGTGATTGCCGCTAGGTAGAAGCACGTGCTTGACCTCAAAAATCTACATCTTCATTCTGCCCCGCTACCCCATTCCGCCCCGGGTTCCCCTATACTTTTcacattttacaatacatttgaaaAGAGTTTGATTCAATCAGAGACAGTgtgagaaaaaataatttagaacactGAATGAGTGCGgttctaaacaataaaattattattcttcctCTATAACAGCTGATTTCTtccaaattaatagaaataaacaagctTGCCAACTAAACAGAGTTCAATTGTACTGTGATTGACGATAACAACAGATGTTTTATTAATGATTCCCTGCAAAAAGGACTTCAGTCACGGACTGAAAACCTTTTTGCAGGGAATATTAAATAATGCCCTACTGTTTAAAGCATATGGTATAATGTGACTGAAGCCCTTTCTGCACGGACCCATTCACTTGGTCTAGAACTGGGAGGTTAGTCATCTGTACAGACTCCCTCAGCAGCTTACATGGTATTAATGATATGTACTCAGTAGACCTCCCCCGCGTTGAGCGGTAACATGGGCttttatgggagggagaaattccctcgtgtgcgggagaaattccctcatcaCACTTTTATcctatcaaaatgttccaaattctatcgaaattatcgtgtttttcggtaaaatcggtgatttggtgGGTCGTCACACTCTTATGCTCACtacgtgagggagaaacgagggacggagggaattccaatatggcgcgCGTTGGCGGGAACCAAATAAAATCCAATATGGCGGCACCCATGAGTCACGTGATCTAAAAAATCGAATATGGCGGCGCCTATGTAACCTTTTTTTCGGCGCCTTTTTTCTGTCAACATAACCTCATTTTTTCTTGGCGGGAACCAAGAAAATTCCAAGTACGGCAACTACACACACTCTTTTTTTGCACCGGTGGcgggaatttaaaataaaacgacTTAATAAagataagttttttattaaactaactaaatataaactaagtAATCACAGTAGTGGTCACCGCCTGCGGACAGTAGCCTCCGGGTCCcttgcggttacctgtaaaaaaacAGACatgtaacggtacagctgcaaccgcaatgtCAAGCCTTCCTATTAGTAGGAATAAGCTCGTCTCCGATTGGTCCAAAATAGCCGCTAAGCAccctgattggtcggtgttctaccaGGGGCGGTTCCAGGGCTGATTTTCAGGGGGGGCTATCTTGTTTTTATGTAGCTTATTGGTCATTGAAAAGTCCTCTTTTATGCTGTATTGCTGTAACCACAATTTTAATTCACAGAGAAATTTTCGCTACGTCAAAGTCCATGTAAATCAAGAAAAacctgaaaaatgtttaattctaacattttaaaattgtaattttaagcaatttaaagtcAAAGAggtttaacacgttcacgacgacgtgaCCCACCGGTGGGTCACGGGCCCATTCGTAAAGGACGACGTGACCCACCGGTGGGTCACGACGGTCGTTACAAATGGACGTCGTGACCCACCGGTGAGTCACGTAACAATGCGTTTCTATATGGCTGTAGATTTTATACAGTCAAAGAATTGGCCGTTTAATGTTAACCACGTCCACCAGGAAGATTGTGGGAACATGTAGGTATATCAGGAACACGTTTACTAACACAGTGATattataggatttaaaaatataaacactagtATTTTTCATGTTGCCTATATGGACAAcggtttattataaaatgcagCATGTGTAATATCAGAACATGGatttaaaaaacgttattaaCTTTGAAAAACATAGTAAGATATATAACTATATGGCAAACAATGCAAGAGTgagtaatgtttttacaatttacttgTGCTTAGAGTTAAAACATAAGATACACATAGAAGGAGAATTAGGACAATCATTGCAAAATGTAGTGACTTTTCTTGCTTTCTTCCTCGCCTCACTAGTTCCAAGTCTGTCGGCCAGTTCACTATAACACGGCAGACATCTTTTGCGAGAAGTCCGGGCAGGTCCTTCCCGCTGAGATAGTTTGTGGGTCAACAAAGGCCGCCTTCTTACTTCTCCATCTGGTGCACGCAGAGCCGGTGTTTGTATTCTGTTGGTCATTGGGCTAGCAATCATTTTACTTATAAGTGCTAACCGGAAGCCTAACATGTCCATATGGTCCTTTTTAGGTTTACCGTGGTTGTATACTACAAGTGAATTAACCACGCATGTGCCAAGAAGAAGCTCAAATGCTACTTTCATGTACCACCGAATGGTTTTTCTGAGAGGGGTATAATACGACGACAGCTGGTCAGAAACATCAACTCCCTTTTTGGCTCCATTGTATGCCAGCACTGCCGACGGCTTTAAAATAGGTTGTCCTTTGCTATTTTTTCTACCAGTGTCTTTTAAAATCCCTTGGTCTTCTGCACGGGTAGAAATCATGAGGACACGCCTTTTATCTTTCCAGAGTATAACTTTGACTCCCCTTTCGTTTTGAAGAGCAGATACTTCGCctcttttgatatttttcttgacGAGCTCTTTTGGATTATTGACCCTGTCTGCACGAAGGGTGCCACATAAGTATGTTCTTTTGTGGAGAAGAAATTCTGCGAGAGGAACAGAATTATAGAAGTTGTCGGCAAATATAGTGCGACCCTGAAGCAACAAATCAGAAGCTAACAGAAGTATTATTTTCTGGGCATGTCCTTCATTCCCTGTAATATCATTTGTACCtgcataaattttacaattgtacGTGTATGCTTCACCAGAACACAACTTGTACACTTTGATTCCATACTTGTGTGTCTTGTTGGGGTTGTATTGCCTAAAATGAAGGCGCCCACGCCAAGGCACCATTGTTTCGTCGATGACAATGTTTTCTCCTGGCTTCATAActgattgaaaattttttttcagcatatcaacaattttcttaattttggcaAGCCTTGGCTCTGTTTCTGCTACTTCCTCATTATTAGAAAAATGGAGGCATTTGAGAATTGCCTCAAAACGGTCCCTTttcaaggtttttttaattacttcattttcaaaaagtttattcttGGACCAATACAGTCTGAGTTGTGGAAGAGGGCATATTCCCATTATCAAAATGATTCcaaaaaacttcataatttctATCTCGTCACAGTCTAACCAGTTTCTCATTAGAGATCGTCTTCTTACCTCATGACTTGATAAGTAATTACGAGCGTTCCTGTTGGTTTCAGTTACTATTAACTGTAAAACCTCATCAATAAAAAACTGCCTGTAAACTGTCATGGGATCGCTTCTATCAAAGTCATACATCAAACCCTCTTCTCCAGTGAAAGGGAAATCCCTCTCAGTTAATGTACAGTCACTCCAGTTATCACTACCAGTAGCTTCATCAACTGCAGGAGATGTAGTACGTGATGGTTCAGGTTCGTTGGTATTAGGCCTGCCATTGTTTTGAATACCTACATCATTTGCATTATCCACAGTAGATTCATTAGATGCAGGAGATATAGTATGTGATGGTCCAGGTCGGTTATCATTAGCCTGACCATAGTTTTGAATACTGGCACCTAAACTATTTACAGTGTTTACACAATTACTTACAGAGGACAATAGTGCAGTTGTATTTATCGTTTCATCTTCGTCCTCCGTAACTTCATCTTCTGATTCACTATTCACAGAATCCGATGGAACATACTCACTTCCAGAGTATTGAAGTTCACTAAGTTCTGAAATGTCAGAGAACAACGCGTCTTCTATATCACAGTCATCCATTTTTACCAGTCACTTTGCACCTACAATGTTCACAaacgaaaataaatgtaaacgatGTGAGACCACGAAGTACAACTGGTGTAAGTGAGgttagaacaaataaattacattgtaaacaaaTGGAGCAAAACGATTGGCTCACGTGTTATTTGGCGCCAAGCAGTCTGGCTGAGCACGAAACGGAGCGCGGAACACGTGGGCTATGAGAACAGCTGAAATACAGCGTGACTCACCGGTGGGTCACGACGCGCCTTTGTAATACAGTATTTAGAATACCCACCGGTGGGTCAcgcaaaaaatttttgaaaatcatatgtttgcaataatatttttagttttcaatgacGCATGGCCTTTTATATAGTCATAACAGGCCTCTTTGTGCGAAAATCTCAATTTCGTCCACAGGTCATACTATACCTAAAATGGCGTCGTCATATTAGAAACTGCAGTAAATATtggtcgtcgtgaacgtgttaatatTCTAACGTAAATTGGATGGTTACAGAGAAACTGCTACTGTTTACTGAAAACAAGTTTATTGTGTACAAGATggcttttaaaacaaatactggttcaaaatacaaaacttataacACAAACTCAAGCCTTCTTGCACCTTTCTTTGCAAATCGTTCTATTATTTTATCTGTGTCCACTTGAAGATGCCTGTGAACGTGAAGCATGCAAAGGCCCGTGAGACGTGTTTCTCCCATTCTTGATCTCAGCCAAGTCTTTACTCTTCTTAAAGTGGAGAAAGTCTTTTCTGCCGAAGCCACACtgactggaaataaaataataaaatcactcATGGAActgaaatagttattataaaatatagactacatattaattttaatgaatttacttattttgtgttcatgaatgaaaaattactattacttgcttgtgtgttacatttatatttatttaagttaaacttggaaaacaattttattcttaggTTAGTTCTTATAGTATACTCTTCAGGTAATACAGTACCCATTCTGTGTGCTTTTCCATTTAAACCCACATATCTAAAGTATGTAAAGTCACCCAGCCAGCCCATACCTAtatgactaattttatttattaatttacgtaCCTGGAAGTGTGGCCAAGATTTTGAGAACATCATGGataattggaaatatatttgGGTCACAGGAGTCTAACACTTTCAATATATCTTCAGggagttttacattttgctctttCTCCTTCTTCATCTTCCAGTGATTTTTCCACAGGTCCACTTCACCTTCAAACTGAATTTCATTACTTAGGGTATCTCCATCACCGATAATAGGTGCAAACTGTtcgaaacctttttttaaattgacaatgaGATCATTTTTTTCTCTGGCATCCTCAACTATATTGGTGGGAATTATTCCTCGTAGGCCAAAACATTCCAGTGAGCTATAACTTAACCTGGATGTTAAGTCAGCACAAACATTATCAAGAAGAGGTATATAAATAGATCGTCTGTAGTACTCTTCTACGTCTCCTGGGTGATTTGATCTCTTAGTTTGACTGCCCGTACGTCTTGGTAACTTCAATTCAACATCCAGCTCCTCTGCTAGCGCtttggtttcaaaaaatatttgtttgaatatatcATCACATTTAATCCTTCTTTCTTTTAATGTTGCCATGGTGTTGGTGACTGCGGTAGATGCCCGGTTAGTGTCAAGTGATGGTGTTTGTAGAAGTCGACTGAGCGGCAATGAGACTTTTAGAACGTCAATCAATGACATCATTGATATTACAAACTCAGCCGTGCATAAAGAGTTGAGCAAAGTCGCCTGCACGCATATTTTATGATAAGCCGTGTTTTCATGTGTTTGTATGAAGCCGTCTTTACCCAATAGCTTGGCATATGAAGTCAAGGGTTGGGTTACAAGGTTCTGAGCTAACATCCCTTTATTGTGCCCACACTTTTTATCGGAAAACAAAACGCAGAACTTACAAAATAACCCCTTTTTAACGTCGGAAAAAACTAGCCAATTTCTTTGTTCCAGGTGTTGATGACCTAAGTAACGTTTTACTTCCTTGCCATTTTTAGTGTGAATTGAATGTGGGAATTCATATGATTTGGGCGGTGTCCAATGTCGTTCTAACAATTGACACTTTGTAAATTCATCTgtctttttattcacaaaaagcCCTATGTCATTGGCACAACTACCATCTCTACCTAATTCTAGGGATGTATTTTGGTTTTCATTGTGCTCTTCAGTGTTCACAATAGTGGTGTTGTTAGATGCAGCATCGGTAAGAGAAATTGATAAAGTATTTATGCATGAGTCAGGATCAGGTTGTGATGAAGATGTATTAGTCTTTTTTACACGTGGTTCATTGTCGTCTGTTATTTTctcaactttttgaaaatatgaactaATAATTGATTTTGGATTCGGTCGTTTTCGATTATTTTGAGATGCCTGAAACAATTAGGAAGTTATtacttatcatttaaaaattaaggttgagtatttattttaaagccaaGCGCCTGTCTCgtgattttgttatttgtttatagttccTTTCCTAACCTAGGCAAGACCGTATTATGCTTCCAAATAGTTACCGGTACGTATTCactaattagttattatattttacctttaaacaTAGAAAAGtcttaataaaattgtacttatactTGAGATGAGAGATTGTCCCGACTCCCGACGGGATTCGAACTGGGCCACTTCATGATAGGTATTCCAAAAAGCTACTGCTTATTTAGCAACGCCACGGAATACATATATTGAAACATTGTGCAAAAATAAATTCCACGATAATGAATTGTCAAAAATATGGGTCTGAAGATGCTCATTCcacaaaattgaataatatatccatattaatttacataggtcagcaactttaaatatgtaaaggGCCAAAAGAATATAGCTTTAGAAAAAAGTCGAATGtagatgaaaatttgttttcattttggcGTTATTTGTTGAATGCTGTTTTTGTCAAATACAAGAACAAATTctgaatttttttatcttatagtCAGGTTGTTTCCAAGGGatattaaatacttgaaaataaacacatagtGGCGCGCGTTTCTGGCGTCTTTCCGTTTTTTAgtcattaaattcaatttaaaagaaataaatatgtgattATGTGCACCTATTTCTTTTACAAAGAAGAAGTATAGAGGAAAGTGCCCAAATTCGGACccccattttgtttttatattataaaatatataaattattgaaaaaacctgttttaaaactatgtaatatttactttactatgtcgtgtactatttgtaatttatttatgccaaaatatatataagttacaggagtaaatacaaaaatttgtaaaccttACACTTCAGTGAATTTCAAAAAGGTTGCCTAAAACTGGACCCCTgggtaaaatgacaaaaaaaacttaatttactgaACTAGGAAAgggaataaaactgaaaatcaattGCAAAACGGTTTgacagaaaagtttttttttatttgaacatt
This Homalodisca vitripennis isolate AUS2020 chromosome 3, UT_GWSS_2.1, whole genome shotgun sequence DNA region includes the following protein-coding sequences:
- the LOC124357784 gene encoding uncharacterized protein LOC124357784; translated protein: MFSLICSSKKMASQNNRKRPNPKSIISSYFQKVEKITDDNEPRVKKTNTSSSQPDPDSCINTLSISLTDAASNNTTIVNTEEHNENQNTSLELGRDGSCANDIGLFVNKKTDEFTKCQLLERHWTPPKSYEFPHSIHTKNGKEVKRYLGHQHLEQRNWLVFSDVKKGLFCKFCVLFSDKKCGHNKGMLAQNLVTQPLTSYAKLLGKDGFIQTHENTAYHKICVQATLLNSLCTAEFVISMMSLIDVLKVSLPLSRLLQTPSLDTNRASTAVTNTMATLKERRIKCDDIFKQIFFETKALAEELDVELKLPRRTGSQTKRSNHPGDVEEYYRRSIYIPLLDNVCADLTSRLSYSSLECFGLRGIIPTNIVEDAREKNDLIVNLKKGFEQFAPIIGDGDTLSNEIQFEGEVDLWKNHWKMKKEKEQNVKLPEDILKVLDSCDPNIFPIIHDVLKILATLPGT